The Phycisphaerae bacterium genomic sequence GTGAACAACCTGAACGGCGCGCTGGCCGCCTACCCCGAGCTGGCAGCCAAGACAATCGAGCACCTGCTGACCAAGATCGACGCGGTCCCGGCGGACATACGCCAGACGGTGATCAACAACGGGGGTGGGCACGCGAATCACGACTTGTTCTGGACGATCATGGCCCCGCCCGGCAAGGGCGGGGGTGGCGAACCCGCCGGTAAGCTGGCGGAGGCCATCCAGAGCACCTTCGGCGGATTCGCCAAGCTCAAAGAGACACTGAACAAGGCGGCAACCTCTCGTTTCGGTTCAGGATGGGCTTGGCTCGTTGTGGATGACAAGCGAAAGTTGCAGGTCTACTCGACGGCTAACCAGGATTCGCCCCTCATGCAGGGGCATACCCCGATTCTCGGTCTTGACGTGTGGGAACACGCGTATTATTTGAAATACCAG encodes the following:
- a CDS encoding superoxide dismutase, with product MAHVLPDLPYDFAALEPYIDEQTMRLHHGKHHAAYVNNLNGALAAYPELAAKTIEHLLTKIDAVPADIRQTVINNGGGHANHDLFWTIMAPPGKGGGGEPAGKLAEAIQSTFGGFAKLKETLNKAATSRFGSGWAWLVVDDKRKLQVYSTANQDSPLMQGHTPILGLDVWEHAYYLKYQNRRPDYIDAWWNVVKWPAVAERFAKAS